In Podospora pseudopauciseta strain CBS 411.78 chromosome 2 map unlocalized CBS411.78m_2, whole genome shotgun sequence, the genomic stretch GAGCGACTTCGTCTGCCCTGCCTGCAATGCAGAGGGTGTCTTGATTGATGATCTCAAGACAGATGAGGAAGCagtcgagaagctcaagcaaTTGCTTGCCGACAGGGATAGTAAAGCCAAGGAGGGTTCCAAGAGCCCAAAAAGCCCCAGCGAAGCATCAACCAAATCCGCCCAGGCCACCGGTGTCGAACCAACAAACATCAAGAAGTCTGCTTCTCCTTCGCCGGCTCCTGCTAACCCGGCCGCGCCACCACAGCAAACTGCCCAGCAGCAAACCAcgacatccaccccctcggTCCGAAGCGCCACCTCGACACCTGTCCACAGCGAGCCAAGCCAGCAAACATCCAAGAAGCGGCCCGCTGAAGATGCCCTCGAGAACCCCAAGATCCCCAAGGCGCCCAAGGCCATGCAGCCAACTCAACAGAAACCACCAGTAAACCCCATGATGGGCGGCAATAACATGATGAACGGCATGAACCCCATGGCCGGCGGCATGATGCCCGGTATGAACATGCCCGGCATGAACCCGATGATGTTCCCCGGCATGAACCCCATGAGCCTGAACATGATGGGCGGCTTTGGGGGCATGCCCGGCAGCTTTGGCGGACCAGGCGGCATGCCCAACATGAGCATGAACGGGATGAACATGATGAACCCGATGATGAACCCGATGATGAACCCGATGATGAACGGGTTCCAGGGAATGCCtaacaataacaacaacaacaataacaactTCAACCCACGGCACAACAACTGGGGTGGGccgagtggtggtgggtttcaggggcatcaacagcaacaacaacaacaacaacagcagcagcagcagcagcataaCCAGCAcccgccacagcagcagcagcagaggccaCCGCAGCAGATGATGGGTATGGGTATGGGCATgaacggcggcggcatgaTGAAGAATTTTTCCCACCAACCggctgatgacgaggacgccTACTTCCGGAAGCCAGTCAACCCGCACCGCCACCAGAACCGCCAGAAAAGGGTCAGGCCGAGTGATTACCGGGAGCTTTGAGCAGGCtgagggttttttttttttttctgtaaCGATAATGATTTCATcatgagggtggtgaggccGGGCGGGGGAGTATATACATCATCACAAACAAGCGAACATAAGGGTGTGTGTGAAACGTGGGAAGCTATCTGGCTTTTGGAGCGGGGACCAGGTTTTCAAGAGGAGCAAGTTGCATTACTCTTCTCATTGGCGTTTTTTCCTCATTCTCTTTTCTCACTCTCTTGATTCTTCTTGTAATCTTCTTTATCTGGGGCtgtggtttgggggggggatgttTTCGGGAttggggttggttgtgaCATGAATAATCACCacaaaacaacaccacaTGGAGCAAATGTGGCTTGGTATGGCGGGGTTGGGAATTATCcttgctttttttccttcttttttccacAGCAACGTacagcacacacacacacaaacacacacccacacacaacAAAATAAAACAAGCGGGAAACAGGGAAGCGGCGGGATGTCCAAAACGAGCCGGGATAGGGAaggttggaaggggggttaTTCAACAAGGCAAAGGGACAtaggatggatgggtggattgg encodes the following:
- the MPE1 gene encoding Protein mpe1 (COG:O; BUSCO:EOG0926357F; EggNog:ENOG503NUJN), whose translation is MASSVFFKFKSQKEPTRVAFDGTGISVFELKREIILRAGLGDGTDFDLAIYADENGKEANKMAVYDDDTSIIPRSTTVIARRMPPKNPGRGGAARYVSGKMPIHAKNSSRREQTAKPAAKTQSNTLAQLSSAMTEEEKMAAVFQAQTEHFTSREEEMATQQYVAKGGPKKPANVPDHDPPQGYICYRCGEKGHWIQLCPTNDNPDFDNRPRVKRTTGIPKSFLKTVDKATALGQNADGDDSKTPSGIMVNADGEYVIAEPDKVSWERFQAKAKSNNAASKAAMEGEKEVQERGLECSIDKKMFIEPMKTPCCSKTYCNDCITNALIESDFVCPACNAEGVLIDDLKTDEEAVEKLKQLLADRDSKAKEGSKSPKSPSEASTKSAQATGVEPTNIKKSASPSPAPANPAAPPQQTAQQQTTTSTPSVRSATSTPVHSEPSQQTSKKRPAEDALENPKIPKAPKAMQPTQQKPPVNPMMGGNNMMNGMNPMAGGMMPGMNMPGMNPMMFPGMNPMSLNMMGGFGGMPGSFGGPGGMPNMSMNGMNMMNPMMNPMMNPMMNGFQGMPNNNNNNNNNFNPRHNNWGGPSGGGFQGHQQQQQQQQQQQQQQHNQHPPQQQQQRPPQQMMGMGMGMNGGGMMKNFSHQPADDEDAYFRKPVNPHRHQNRQKRVRPSDYREL